The sequence CACTACGAGTCCTCTTCCAGCACCAGTTCCACCGGGTCCTTGTCGATGGCACCGCGGGTTTCGAACGGTTCGCGCGCCGCCGCCGGCCCGCTCGGGCCACCCAGCCGCATGAAGCCGCGTGGATAGGCCGGACCGCCGAACCCGATCTCGTTCCACGCCCAGGGATGGGAGTAGAACGCGGACAACGCCATCCGCATGCACACCGACCATGCCCGCATCTCGTTCAGCTGTACCCAGGCGCCGCCCTGCAGCCGGCCTCGGGAGAACTGGTCGACCAGTGCCAGTTGGGTCGGGACTTCGGCTGCGGCGAACGATGCCTTGCCGTACCGCTGCCCGGCGGCCTCGTCCAAGCCGCGCAGCACCAGACGCCAGGTCTCCCGGTCATCGGGCATGTCGGCGTATTGATAGCCGTCGAGCTGACCGTCGGCCAGTTTGGCATCGACGAACTCGGCAACGGGCACTCGCGGTTCATCATCTTGGGCCAGCACGATGTCACAGAACGCCCGCAGGGTGGGTTCCTCGGTGGCGCTGAAGAACCGCAGCGGCCCCGGCGGTTCCAGCCGGGCCAGCACCACCTTCCTGGTGGCCTCGTCCCAGCTGTCTTTCGACGCGAGCACGTCGAAGTCCGGGTAGCGCCCGATCATCTGCGGGGTGACACCGCGACGTTGCCGGGGCAACCAGGACGGGTGCGGGGGTTGGCGATCGGCCCGGAGATTCGGCAGGTGGTCGGGTCGGGAGGTGTCGGCCATGGCTGCCGGCGCCTCAGCGTTCGCGGCGCAGCACCGCGGCCAGCAAGCCCATCCCGCCGACCATCGCCATCAAGCCGGGCGCTGCGATCGGCGGACCCATCGGAACGTTGTAGGACGCCATCTTCCAGCCGCCGGGCTTGCGGGCCACCCCGCGGGCATGCAGGTACTCCCCCAGCAGCCCATTGGCGGCGTATACGCCTGCGGTCAACGGCAGCCAGCGTTTGGCCCAGCGGCGGGAGAACACCCCGCCGATCCCGGCGACCACCACCGGTGGCGTGACCAGAACCGGGCTCCACATCCACTTGTTACCGAAGCCGGCCTTGTAGTGCTCGAGATAGATCTCGGCGGTCGTGACAACCGCGGCGAACGCCGTCATCGCCGATAGCGACCTTTCGAAGCGACCATGCGCGACGTTACGCAGCATCCGATCGACGATATCGCCGGCTTCGCCGATCCACTCCGCGTGACTACCTGCCCGCGCACCGGACCCGCCTGTCTCCAGCAACATCATCTGCGCATTTCCGTTCCGCTCGCCGACGTTTCATCCCCAAAACCCGGCAGTACCCTGCCGCCACCGCGGTCAAACATCGCCCGACGCGCGCTTTTGGTGCCAGGTTTCGACAGCGGTGGAACGGGGAACTGATCGGGGTACAGATGAATGGAGGACGGATGCGAATCGGCGGATTGGCCGGAACCATTGTGCTGCTCTGGCTGCTGATAGGTGTTTTCGCCGCATGGCAGCGTGACTATTTCCACGGCAGCCAAACCAGTTGCGCAAATGCCGGAACCATCGCCGTCACTACGCTGGCGGGTCCCTTGAACTACTTCGGGCTCAACCCGGTCGTGTCCGATTGCCATCTGCCGCAGCCCTCTTCGTTGGGTGCGGTTGGTTTGATTGTGTGAGAGAAGGGATTGGTGATGATTGCCCTCGGAGTGGTCCTGATTATTCTGGCGCTCATCTTCAAGATCAACGTCCTATGGACGGTCGGCGTCATTCTGCTGGTTGTCGGCGCGGCACTCTGGATTCTGGGCGCGGTCGGTCGTCCGGTCGCGGGGCGGCGCTACTGGTATTGATCAGGTAGTGAGCGCAACCGAAGCACGCCGCGAACAATGCGATGACCGTCGCTGCCGACGCTGATCGCGGTTCCTTCAGGCATATCGCGCTGTTCTACCGGTCGCCGCAGGAATATCTGGATTACCTGGTGCCATTCGTCGCCGAGGGCGTCGCCGACGGTCTCCCGGTCTTGGTGGCCGTACCTGAACCCAACCTCTCGCTGCTGCGCGCCGCACTCCCCAACGACGCAGTCGAATTCGTGACGCTGGCCGACATGAGCCAAGTCGGACGCAACCCGACCCACATATTGGGCG is a genomic window of Mycolicibacter heraklionensis containing:
- a CDS encoding gluconate 2-dehydrogenase subunit 3 family protein — translated: MADTSRPDHLPNLRADRQPPHPSWLPRQRRGVTPQMIGRYPDFDVLASKDSWDEATRKVVLARLEPPGPLRFFSATEEPTLRAFCDIVLAQDDEPRVPVAEFVDAKLADGQLDGYQYADMPDDRETWRLVLRGLDEAAGQRYGKASFAAAEVPTQLALVDQFSRGRLQGGAWVQLNEMRAWSVCMRMALSAFYSHPWAWNEIGFGGPAYPRGFMRLGGPSGPAAAREPFETRGAIDKDPVELVLEEDS
- a CDS encoding DUF6131 family protein → MIALGVVLIILALIFKINVLWTVGVILLVVGAALWILGAVGRPVAGRRYWY